A single region of the SAR202 cluster bacterium genome encodes:
- a CDS encoding four helix bundle protein, with product MAVNSYQDLRVWQMGMELVEETYKVSLTFPPHERYGLAQQIQRAAVSIPSNIAEGHERHHIKEYLHHLSMAQASLAELETQLLIAIRLKYLTEEQSAMARQTADSLGRQIRALRSTLAKRTSE from the coding sequence ATGGCCGTCAACAGCTATCAGGATCTCAGAGTCTGGCAAATGGGAATGGAGCTTGTTGAGGAGACTTACAAAGTCTCTCTTACATTTCCTCCTCATGAACGTTATGGCCTTGCACAGCAGATACAAAGGGCAGCGGTCTCCATCCCGTCTAACATCGCCGAAGGGCACGAGAGACACCACATCAAGGAGTATCTTCATCACCTTTCAATGGCTCAGGCCTCGCTGGCGGAGCTTGAGACTCAATTATTGATCGCCATTCGCCTAAAGTATCTGACAGAAGAACAATCGGCTATGGCTCGCCAAACAGCAGACTCATTAGGTAGACAGATTCGCGCGTTAAGATCAACCTTAGCGAAAAGAACATCCGAGTGA
- a CDS encoding alanine--glyoxylate aminotransferase family protein, translated as MVNLRIPGPIPVPDDILQVMATPMINHRGPKFKEMLFRVTDGLRQVFDTKNDVFIITSSGTGAMEAAIVNTLSPGEKVLCASIGSFGDRFGEIARRFGANVTMLKFPQGTAIDTAKLREALKKDPGITTVLVTHNETNTGVTNDLEAVAKVVKGEFNKLLLVDGISSVCSIPIHTDAWDLDVVATASQKGWMLPPGLAFMSMSKRAWEAHKKSTMPRFYFDMTEYKKYYDLGQPPYTPGLSLIFALDYAVKKLMDEGVENIYKRHAKIAQITRNGIRDLGLKVFPDDKIASNTVTAVLMPDGIDADKLRKFVLDDHKVVLAGAYGELTGKMFRIGHLGYVTPGEIEDMLKAIRLSLPKVGFTPATPAKR; from the coding sequence GTGGTTAACCTGCGAATCCCCGGTCCGATCCCCGTTCCAGACGACATTCTCCAGGTGATGGCAACCCCGATGATCAACCATCGCGGGCCCAAGTTCAAGGAGATGCTCTTCCGCGTCACGGACGGGCTGCGGCAGGTCTTCGACACAAAGAACGACGTCTTCATCATCACGTCTTCCGGCACCGGCGCAATGGAGGCTGCCATCGTAAACACCCTCTCGCCCGGAGAGAAGGTGCTGTGCGCCTCCATCGGCTCGTTCGGCGACCGCTTCGGGGAGATTGCCCGCCGCTTCGGCGCGAACGTCACCATGCTCAAGTTCCCGCAGGGCACCGCCATCGATACGGCGAAGCTCCGAGAGGCGCTCAAGAAGGACCCGGGCATCACGACCGTCCTTGTTACGCACAACGAGACGAACACCGGGGTAACCAACGACCTTGAGGCCGTGGCGAAGGTGGTGAAGGGCGAGTTCAACAAGCTCCTGCTCGTGGACGGCATCAGCTCCGTCTGCTCCATCCCCATACACACCGACGCCTGGGACCTGGACGTGGTGGCCACAGCCTCCCAGAAGGGCTGGATGCTCCCGCCGGGCCTTGCCTTCATGTCCATGAGCAAGCGCGCGTGGGAGGCCCACAAGAAGTCCACGATGCCGCGCTTCTACTTCGACATGACCGAATACAAGAAGTACTACGACCTGGGCCAGCCGCCCTACACTCCCGGCCTTTCGCTCATCTTTGCGCTGGACTACGCCGTCAAGAAGCTGATGGATGAAGGCGTGGAGAACATCTACAAGCGCCATGCGAAGATCGCGCAGATCACCCGCAACGGCATCCGCGACCTTGGCCTCAAGGTGTTCCCGGACGACAAGATCGCGTCCAACACCGTCACGGCGGTCCTGATGCCGGACGGCATTGACGCCGACAAGCTCCGCAAGTTCGTGCTGGACGACCACAAAGTGGTGCTGGCGGGGGCCTACGGCGAGCTGACCGGCAAGATGTTCCGCATCGGCCACCTGGGGTACGTAACTCCGGGCGAGATCGAGGACATGCTCAAGGCCATCCGCCTCTCGCTGCCGAAGGTGGGCTTCACGCCCGCCACGCCGGCGAAGCGGTAG
- a CDS encoding tyrosine--tRNA ligase, translated as MDQKQIDRVLRRGVAEVIVEAELRKLLESGQPLRLKMGFDPTAPDLHLGHAVGLRKLRQLQDLGHKVVVIVGDWTARIGDPSGRSATRPMLTEQQVLANAETYLNQFFKIVDRSKTETRLQSDWFGPFTLADVIRLTSKFTVAQFLAREDFAKRFKSNQPIAITEILYPLMQAYDSVVINSDIEFGGTDQKFNLLVGRELQVMSGQRPQQCLIVPILPGTDGMKKMSKSLGNYVGLTEPPNDMFGKIMRLPDLASDELPDSGATDRTKVNGSQSLILMYMEYLTDIPDEEIAEMKAALEASAVNPMELKKRLGREIVGFFHSPEDALAAERHFEQTVQRREVPKDIETYPLPARADLMTKRLSRFLAETGLVPSAAEGRRLISQGAVQVDGERVDSDVTAEFLKPGSILRVGRQRMIRLASHGA; from the coding sequence ATGGACCAGAAACAGATCGACCGCGTCCTCCGGCGCGGCGTTGCCGAGGTGATCGTCGAGGCGGAGCTCCGCAAGCTGCTGGAATCGGGCCAGCCGCTGAGGCTCAAGATGGGCTTCGACCCAACTGCCCCGGACCTTCACCTGGGGCACGCCGTGGGGCTGCGCAAGCTCCGCCAGCTCCAGGACCTGGGCCACAAGGTGGTGGTGATCGTGGGCGACTGGACTGCCCGGATAGGCGACCCCAGTGGGCGCTCCGCCACCCGGCCCATGCTCACCGAGCAGCAGGTGCTCGCCAACGCCGAGACGTACCTCAACCAGTTCTTCAAGATCGTCGACCGCAGCAAGACGGAGACGCGGTTGCAGAGCGACTGGTTCGGCCCGTTCACGCTTGCCGATGTCATCCGACTGACCAGCAAGTTCACGGTAGCCCAGTTTCTCGCCCGCGAAGACTTCGCAAAGCGCTTCAAGTCCAACCAGCCGATCGCCATTACAGAGATCCTCTACCCTCTCATGCAGGCGTACGACTCCGTCGTCATTAACTCGGACATCGAGTTCGGCGGCACAGACCAGAAGTTCAACCTGCTGGTAGGGCGAGAGCTGCAGGTAATGTCCGGGCAGCGGCCCCAGCAGTGCCTGATTGTGCCCATTCTGCCGGGCACCGACGGGATGAAGAAGATGAGCAAGAGCCTGGGCAACTACGTCGGCCTCACCGAGCCGCCGAACGATATGTTCGGCAAGATCATGCGCCTGCCGGACCTTGCCAGCGACGAGCTTCCGGACAGCGGCGCGACCGACCGCACAAAGGTCAACGGCTCGCAGTCGTTGATCCTCATGTACATGGAGTACCTGACGGACATCCCGGACGAGGAGATTGCGGAGATGAAGGCCGCGCTTGAAGCTAGCGCGGTCAATCCGATGGAGCTCAAGAAGAGGCTGGGCCGCGAGATTGTGGGCTTCTTCCATTCCCCCGAGGACGCGCTGGCCGCCGAGCGCCATTTCGAGCAGACCGTCCAGCGCCGCGAAGTGCCGAAGGACATCGAGACCTATCCCCTGCCGGCGCGCGCGGACCTCATGACGAAGCGCCTGAGCCGGTTCCTCGCCGAGACGGGCCTCGTTCCCAGCGCCGCAGAAGGCCGCCGCCTGATATCGCAAGGGGCTGTACAGGTGGACGGCGAGCGCGTGGACTCGGACGTGACCGCCGAGTTCCTGAAGCCCGGAAGCATCCTTCGCGTGGGCCGCCAGAGGATGATCAGACTGGCCTCCCACGGGGCGTGA